The sequence GTTTTGGTATATTTATACACCAATTCATATTTTACAAGGATGAAAGAGAACAACCTAAtgatactaataaattattttttttagattacatTGTAATTGGCTCTGATTCTGGACGCATTGTGATTTTGGAGTACATacccaacaaaaatattttggaaaaagtTCATCAAGAGACTTTTGGGAAGTCGGGATGCAGGAGAATTGTGCCTGGTCAATATTTAGCTATAGATCCTAAAGGAAGAGCTGTTATGATTGGTGCCATAGAGAAACAGAAACTAGTATACATATTAAACAGAGATGCAGAGGCGAGATTGACTATTTCCTCTCCACTTGAAGCGCACAAGTCAAACACTTTAGTGTACCACATGGTGGGAGTTGATGTGGGATTTGAGAACCCCATGTTTGCCTGTTTGGAAATAGACTATGAGGAAGCAGATTCTGATCCAACAGGTAAGTTCtacaaaactattaattaatggggttatgaactttattttctaaaatggaaaatactaaatttgcaagaatattttactttaaccAACTGTGAAACTTTTTTAATGATTAAGGATGAGGTCCGTGTTTCTTACTGACAGTGACGTCAAATCctctttaatatgaaaatacatgttcacaattatttttataactattttcaaTACTGTGTAATGTaatctagatattttttttaattataacaggTGAAGCAGCACAAAAAACACAACAGACACTAACATTTTATGAGTTGGATTTGGGACTGAATCATGTTGTCAGAAAATATTCTGAGCCTTTGGAAGAACACGCTAATTTCTTAATCACAGTCCCAGGAGGCAATGATGGACCATCTGGTGTGCTAATTTGCTCTGAAAACTACCTCACATACAAAAATTTGGGAGACCAACATGACATCCGATGTCCTATACCAAGGCGGAGGAATGATCTTGATGACCCAGAGAGGGGAATGATCTTTGTATGTTCTGCCACACACAAAACCAAgtcaatgtttttctttttggcTCAAACTGAACAAGgagacatatttaaaattacaatagagACTGATGAGGACATGGtgactgaaattaaattaaaatattttgacaccgTCCCAGTTGCAACAGCCATGTGTGTGCTTAAAACTGGGTTTTTGTTTGTGGCCTGCGAATTTGGTAACCAGTGagtattaattaaatcatactAAAGTAGATAACACTCAGGctaaataattgtattgttaattttaaaacctctaCATTTGCTACATATGGTTcatcaaatattatgtaaatatccTTGGTTTGAAATATCTCCTTTAATATCATAACCATAATTTCTTAATATGCATGTGAGCCTTGTGGACTTGAATTGTTTCTAGTCCACTACGATTTTACATGCTATAGAAGTAATCTCTGAACCAAGGTCCTCCCTTAATTATATGGGGGAGAGCACACTGATGAGAGATGTACattccagtggcgaagcgtccatacaagccgattcctaccgggttaccttttgtaaattaattaaaaataataaaagaattgtctctttctcacgcagcgcggtgtctttgtctaatcttttggaagtgacgtaaaaatacatgtgtgcgtgcgtgtctgtgtacttcagggtaacccgagaatttgcggcttcatgttgtcattggcgcgaatttttttaataatttaggatgtattaattagtgtttgtgtatagtgtgcgttattaatatttgttggactgttttaggtacctatgttcaaaataatatgtgattatttttaaaatttaaagtttatacatgtttatgttagaaggaaattattaagtattacgatattttactgattttatttttattgtgaaatgcgTATTAcatctgtagaaaaaaatatttcgggttcccttttgaaaattttcacccttcgccactggtacattctcattaaataaatttaacaatttgtatttctttaattttgtagcAAACATAGCTATTGATGATTTCAATCAATGTTTTAATCTTTgcagtatttatattaattgtgaatatttttcagCTATCTGTATCAAATTGCCCACTTGGGTGATGAGGATGATGAGCCTGAGTTCAGTTCAGCCATGCCTTTGGAGGAGGGTGATACATTCTTCTTTGCACCCAGACCTCTGAGAAATTTAGTACTTGTTGATGAAATAGATTCACTTTCCCCTGTACTAGGTATAGTATAGTTCATAATAGAGTTTTCGTTTAACAATTGATatgtgtatgttattgattgaatatttaCTCAATTTATTGTCTTACAGCATGTCATGTGGCAGATTTGGCCGGTGAAGATACACCTCAAGTATACCTAGCTTGTGGGCGTGGTTCCAGATCGTCAATCACGCAGCACTCAGACATGGTTTAGAAGTGGCTGAAATGGCTGTGTCGGAACTGCCTGGCTCACCAAATGCTGTGTGGACAGTCCGAAGGCATAAAGATGGTGAGTATTCTAATCAATTTTATATGATGATGAATGTAAAGTGTGGAAATATGTCTGCAATTATTTGTGAAGCATACAGGCAAATGAAAGTAAATTACCAAAGGAACAATATGAAACAATTTGTCTGCAAATGAAGATGGAGCATAATGATTAGACTTTTGGTCCGTGTTACTGAAAGACCGTGACGCTGCAATAACCACTTATGAATGCTCCTTTTTATCaacaaattactaataaaaccCTGGTTGTTTGCCAAACATAAACACCAGTGGTTTTTCTTTTCAGAATCTACTATTGGCTGATGTGAAGATGGTTCAACAAACACATAAGGTAGGCATCGCAGACTCAATAACCAACACTGGAGGTTGCCGTCATGGGAAGACTGCTTGCATGCGAACACTAAACCTCAATTACCTGAATGAGATTTTAGCTTCGAGTTTTTCTTTTGGTTCCAGAGGAGTACGATTCGTACATCATAGTATCGTTCGTAAATGCCACACTAGTGCTCTCTATCGGCGAAACGGTCGAGGAAGTGACTGATTCTGGGTTTTTGGGCACAACCCCCACATTGAGCTGCCACGCTATGGGGAACGACGCGCTGGTGCAAGTATATCCCGACGGCATCAGACACATTCGCGCAGACAAGCGAGTCAACGAGTGGAAAGCGCCCGGCAAGAAGTCTATCGTCAAATGTGCAGTCAATCAAAGACAGGTCGTGATTGCACTCACTGGCGGCGAACTTGTTTATTTCGAAATGGATCctgtaagttaatattttatatgtttcaaGATTTTTACCGACGTGTTTGCGTGGCTTTGCTTTCGGGCGAGGCCACGTGAGAGTGGTGCGTAGCTGTCCCATACAGTGATGAGCCCACAACGTCGCAGAGCATACCATCCTCCCGCTTGCGGTAGAGGGCGGCACTCGGCATATTCCATAGCCTTGCTGGAGCCCATCGGGCTGTGAAGGCGGCAAAACCATGTCGTGGACATACTCATGTAATAAAGCAATAttctacacaaaaaaaaatatttcaaatttcataataattat comes from Manduca sexta isolate Smith_Timp_Sample1 unplaced genomic scaffold, JHU_Msex_v1.0 HiC_scaffold_3039, whole genome shotgun sequence and encodes:
- the LOC119192654 gene encoding splicing factor 3B subunit 3-like, with protein sequence MYLYNLTLQGSTAITHAVHGNFSGTKQQEIVISRGKILELLRPDPNTGKVHTLMKVEIFGIIRSMMSFRLTGGTKDYIVIGSDSGRIVILEYIPNKNILEKVHQETFGKSGCRRIVPGQYLAIDPKGRAVMIGAIEKQKLVYILNRDAEARLTISSPLEAHKSNTLVYHMVGVDVGFENPMFACLEIDYEEADSDPTGEAAQKTQQTLTFYELDLGLNHVVRKYSEPLEEHANFLITVPGGNDGPSGVLICSENYLTYKNLGDQHDIRCPIPRRRNDLDDPERGMIFVCSATHKTKSMFFFLAQTEQGDIFKITIETDEDMVTEIKLKYFDTVPVATAMCVLKTGFLFVACEFGNHYLYQIAHLGDEDDEPEFSSAMPLEEGDTFFFAPRPLRNLVLVDEIDSLSPVLACHVADLAGEDTPQVYLACGRGSRSSITQHSDMV